From Tepidimicrobium xylanilyticum, the proteins below share one genomic window:
- the rpsS gene encoding 30S ribosomal protein S19: MGRSLKKGPFCDDHLLKKIEELNKKNEKKVIKTWSRRSTIFPQMVGHTIAVHDGRKHVPIYITEDMVGHKLGEFVPTRTFRGHGDKTERSTALK; the protein is encoded by the coding sequence ATGGGTAGATCTTTAAAGAAAGGTCCCTTTTGTGATGACCATCTTCTAAAGAAGATAGAAGAATTAAATAAGAAAAATGAGAAAAAAGTCATTAAAACTTGGTCTCGTCGTTCCACCATATTTCCTCAAATGGTAGGTCATACTATTGCAGTTCACGATGGAAGAAAGCATGTACCCATATATATAACAGAAGATATGGTAGGACACAAGCTTGGCGAATTTGTACCTACTAGAACATTTAGAGGACACGGTGATAAGACTGAAAGGTCAACAGCACTTAAATAG
- the rplB gene encoding 50S ribosomal protein L2, producing the protein MSIKKYKATSPGIRQMTVSDFAEITKREPEKSLVVTLKKTGGRNSQGRITVRHRGGGAKRKYRIIDFKRDKDGIPGKVAAIEYDPNRTARIALIHYVDGEKRYILAPNKLRVGDVIESGEHADIKIGNALPLRNIPVGTTVHNVELSPGKGGQLVRSAGSEAQLMGKEGKYAQLRLPSGEFRLVLLDCRATIGQVGNVEHENLTLGKAGKSRHRGRRPHVRGSAMNPVDHPHGGGEGRAPIGMPSPLTPWGKPTLGYKTRPKNKKSDKYIVRRRKK; encoded by the coding sequence TTGAGTATTAAAAAATACAAAGCAACTTCCCCAGGCATACGTCAAATGACTGTTTCCGACTTTGCAGAGATAACCAAAAGAGAGCCTGAAAAGTCTTTGGTTGTTACCTTGAAGAAAACAGGTGGAAGAAACTCTCAAGGGAGAATTACAGTACGCCATAGGGGAGGCGGAGCTAAGAGAAAGTATAGAATCATAGATTTTAAGAGGGATAAAGACGGAATTCCAGGAAAGGTTGCAGCTATAGAATACGATCCAAATAGGACAGCCAGAATTGCATTAATACATTATGTTGATGGTGAAAAAAGATATATACTTGCTCCAAACAAATTAAGGGTTGGAGATGTTATTGAATCTGGAGAACATGCAGATATTAAAATAGGCAATGCTTTACCTCTTAGAAATATTCCGGTAGGTACTACTGTTCATAATGTAGAGTTAAGTCCAGGAAAAGGAGGCCAACTTGTAAGATCTGCTGGCTCTGAAGCTCAACTAATGGGTAAAGAAGGGAAATATGCACAGTTAAGATTACCTTCAGGAGAATTTAGATTGGTTCTATTAGATTGCCGTGCAACTATTGGGCAAGTAGGAAATGTTGAACATGAAAACTTAACATTAGGCAAAGCGGGAAAAAGCAGACATAGAGGTAGAAGACCTCATGTTAGAGGTAGTGCTATGAACCCTGTAGATCACCCACATGGTGGTGGAGAAGGAAGGGCTCCAATTGGTATGCCATCGCCTTTAACTCCATGGGGTAAACCTACACTAGGATATAAAACTAGACCTAAGAACAAGAAATCGGATAAATATATTGTGAGAAGAAGGAAAAAGTAG
- the rplW gene encoding 50S ribosomal protein L23 produces the protein MRNPHDIIIRPIITEESMNAMAEKKYTFQVDKRANKSEIKKAIEKIFDVKVEKVNTMNMLGKEKRMGVHVGRRPNWKKAIVTLTEDSKEIEFFEGM, from the coding sequence ATGCGTAATCCACACGACATAATCATTAGGCCTATAATAACAGAAGAAAGTATGAATGCTATGGCCGAAAAAAAATACACATTTCAAGTAGATAAAAGAGCGAATAAGTCTGAAATTAAAAAGGCTATAGAAAAGATATTCGATGTAAAAGTTGAAAAGGTAAATACCATGAACATGTTGGGAAAAGAAAAGAGAATGGGAGTACATGTTGGTAGGAGACCCAACTGGAAAAAGGCAATAGTAACTTTAACTGAAGATTCTAAGGAAATAGAATTCTTTGAAGGAATGTAG
- the rplD gene encoding 50S ribosomal protein L4 has protein sequence MPKVNVYNILGEQVGEMELSDNVFGVEVNQHVLYEVVKNHLANRRQGTQSAKTRAEVRGGGRKPWRQKGTGRARQGSIRAPQWVGGGIVFPPKPRDYSYKVPKKVKRLAMKSALSSKVLNDEIIVLDELNLSEPKTKEMVKILENIKANKKALIVMDEKNLNVIKSARNIPNVETALVNTLNVYDILNYDSFIITKDAVRKVEEVYA, from the coding sequence ATGCCTAAGGTGAATGTTTACAACATATTAGGTGAACAAGTAGGAGAAATGGAATTAAGTGATAATGTTTTCGGCGTTGAAGTAAATCAGCATGTGCTTTACGAAGTGGTAAAGAACCATTTAGCTAATAGAAGACAAGGGACTCAATCTGCTAAGACGAGGGCAGAGGTTAGAGGTGGAGGAAGAAAACCTTGGAGACAAAAAGGTACAGGTAGAGCTCGCCAAGGAAGCATAAGAGCGCCTCAATGGGTAGGCGGAGGAATAGTTTTCCCACCAAAACCAAGAGATTACAGCTACAAAGTTCCTAAGAAGGTTAAAAGATTAGCTATGAAATCAGCTTTAAGTTCTAAGGTCCTAAACGATGAGATAATAGTATTAGACGAGTTAAATTTGAGTGAACCTAAGACTAAGGAAATGGTTAAGATATTAGAAAATATAAAAGCTAACAAAAAAGCTTTAATAGTAATGGATGAGAAGAACCTAAATGTAATTAAATCAGCTAGGAATATTCCGAATGTAGAAACCGCATTGGTAAACACTTTGAATGTTTATGATATTTTAAACTATGATTCCTTTATAATCACTAAAGATGCGGTTAGGAAAGTGGAGGAGGTGTATGCATAA
- the rplC gene encoding 50S ribosomal protein L3 — MKNILGRKIGMTQIFNEDGVVIPVTVVEAGPVKVIQKKTVENDGYNAVQVGFADVKEKRVNRPLKGHFDKAGVEYKRYLREFRVDNVEEFEVGQEIKVDVFEAGDKVDVTGISKGKGTQGPIKRHNFSRGPESHGSKYHRGPGARAAATFPARVFKGSKQAGRMGNERVTVQNLEVVRVDADKNLLLVKGAVPGPKGGLLIIKESVKNR; from the coding sequence ATGAAAAATATACTAGGAAGAAAAATTGGAATGACTCAGATATTTAATGAAGATGGAGTTGTTATTCCAGTAACAGTTGTTGAAGCAGGTCCTGTTAAGGTAATACAAAAGAAAACTGTAGAAAATGATGGATATAATGCTGTACAAGTAGGTTTCGCAGATGTAAAGGAAAAAAGAGTTAATAGGCCTTTAAAAGGACATTTCGATAAGGCAGGAGTAGAATATAAAAGATATCTTAGAGAATTTAGAGTGGATAATGTAGAAGAATTTGAAGTTGGTCAGGAAATTAAAGTGGATGTATTTGAAGCTGGAGATAAAGTGGATGTTACAGGAATATCAAAGGGTAAAGGGACTCAAGGCCCTATCAAGAGACATAATTTCTCAAGAGGACCTGAAAGTCATGGTTCTAAATATCATAGGGGGCCAGGTGCTAGGGCAGCAGCTACTTTCCCGGCAAGAGTTTTTAAAGGTTCAAAACAAGCTGGTAGAATGGGAAATGAAAGAGTGACAGTCCAAAACCTTGAAGTGGTTAGGGTAGATGCGGATAAGAATCTATTATTGGTAAAAGGTGCCGTACCAGGACCAAAGGGTGGCTTGTTAATTATAAAGGAATCTGTCAAAAACAGATAA
- the rpsJ gene encoding 30S ribosomal protein S10: MSNKNKQKIRIRLKAYDHELLDASAQKIVETAKRTGADVSGPVPLPTDREVITILRAVHKYKDSREQFEQRTHKRLIDILNPNQKTVDSLMKLNLPAGVDIEIKL; the protein is encoded by the coding sequence ATGTCAAATAAGAACAAACAAAAAATAAGGATTAGATTGAAAGCTTATGATCATGAGTTGCTAGACGCATCTGCACAAAAAATAGTTGAGACAGCTAAGAGAACTGGGGCTGACGTTTCTGGTCCAGTACCATTGCCAACAGATAGGGAAGTTATTACAATTCTACGTGCGGTTCATAAGTATAAGGATTCAAGAGAACAATTTGAACAAAGAACCCATAAGAGATTGATTGATATTCTCAATCCAAATCAAAAAACTGTAGATTCACTTATGAAGTTGAATTTACCAGCAGGTGTAGATATTGAGATTAAGCTATAA